The DNA region TTGAAAAATAAGCAGTGTTTTAGTCAAAAAATACCAAAATTTTTCAAAATTTTTGGTATTTTTTCAGTTTTCTGATCTTTTTCGTATGTTTTTCTTTTTTATTTTTTATGGCAGGTATATAATAGAGTTACGGTATGATTTAATTTTCAGGAATAAATGCCGCAGTTTAACATATAACTATGGGCATTTTTTTAGTTAGTTATATCGAAAAAACTAAAAATACTATGAGAACAGAGAAGGAGAATATAAATGAAAGTTATTGTAGTCGGAACTAATCATGCGGGGACAACTGCTGTTAGAACCCTAAGAAGATTAGACCCTAAAGCAGAAATTGTTACTTATGATAAAAACAACAATATTTCGTTTTTGGGATGTGGAATTGCATTATGAGTTTCAGGAGAGGTAAAAGATCCAAAAGGTTTATTTTATGCTTCACCAGAAATTTTGCAAAGTGAAGGTATTAAAGTAAACATGGAACATGAAGTATTATCAATTGATAATAAAGGTCAAAAAATTCGTGTTAAAGATTTAAAAACTGGTAAAGAATTTGAAGACAATTATGATAAATTGATTTTAGCAATTGGTTCATGGCCAATCATTCCACCAATTGAGGGTATTAATCAAGAAGGTGTGCATATTGTTAAATGATACCAACATGGGGAATTGGTAAAAAAAGCAAATGATGATAAAAATATTAAAAATGTGGTTGTGTGTGGAGCAGGATACATTGGCGTTGAATTAGTTGATGCTTTTCACCAAAAAGGAAAAAATGTAACCCTAGTTGATATTTCAGATCGTATTATGCCGCGTTATTACGATAAACCATTTACTGATAAAGTTGAAAACGCAATGCGTGAAGCAGGCGTTAATTTACGTGGTGGCGAAAAAGTTGTTAAATTCGAAGGAAATAATAACAAGGTAACAAAGGTAGTAACCGATAAAGGTTCATATGATGCTGATTTAGTAATTTGATCGGTTGGATTTAAACCTGCAACAGAAATTTTAAATGGTGTTGTTGATTTAGATAAAAATGCTGCAATTATGGTTGATCAATATATGAAAACTTCAGATCCAAATATTTTTGCAATTGGAGATTGTGTTGAAGTTTATGATAATGCTAAAAAAGCACCAGCATATATTGCTTTAGCAACAAATGCTGTTCGAACAGGAGTTATTGCTGCTGTTAATGCTTTAAAACCAGAAGGTTTAGCCTCACCAGGATTCCAAGGTTCAAATGCAATTAATGTTTTTGGTTGAGCATTAGCTTCAACAGGAGTAACAGAAACAGTTGCTAAAGATCTTGGTTTTGATTATGAACAAATTACTTTTACGGATAATGATCGTCCAGAATTTATGGAATCTTATCAAGAAGTTTTAATCAAAATTCTTTGGGATAAAAAAACAAGAAAAATTATTGGAGCACAAGTTGGTTCAGTAGCTAATCATACAGAAGTTATGTATATGTTTTCATTAGCTATTATGAAAGGAGTTACAATTGATGAATTGCCATTAGTTGATATTTTCTTCTTGCCACACTTTAATAAACCATATAACTTTATTACTTTACCAGCATTAGAGGTATTAGGTTTAAATTACTTTAAAAAATAACTATGATTTGTTTTAAAAATCCTTCAACGGATGTCTATTTTAATTTGGCTTTAGATGAATATCTTTTAAAAAGTGAGATTAACGACAATATTTTCTTTTTGTGAAAAAATTCTAATACAATTGTAATTGGTCGAAACCAAAATACCATTGAAGAAATTAATTTACAAGCAGTTGAAACTGATAAAGTAAATGTTGTTAGACGGATTACTGGGGGAGGAGCTGTTTATCAAGATGATGGGAATTTATGTTTTTCCATCATTGTTGATAAAAATGATGAAATCGCAAAAAATTATGAAAGTATTTTGCAACCTATTATCAATGTTTTACAAAAACTTGGTCTAAATGCTAAGTTTGCCGGTAAAAATGATATTGAAATTGATGGTAAAAAAATTTCTGGAAATGCTCAAATAAAATATAAAGATCGCTTATTACATCATGGGACATTTTTGTTTGATGTTGATTTAAGTAAGATGCAGAAATATTTGAATGTTGATCAGAGTAAAATTGTTTCAAAAGGAATTAAATCAATTCCAGCGCGCGTAACAAATATTCGCCCATTGTTAGAGACAGATATTACAATTGATCAATTTATGGATTTTATTACAAAAGAACTATTAGCCCAAGGAACAACCGTGGTTGATTTGCCACCCGATATTATTACTGCCGCTAATGAATTAGCTGATGAAAAATATCGAACATGAAACTGAAACTTTGGTAATTCACCAGAATTTAGTTATCAAAATAAGATCCGTTATGAAGGAAAAGGAACTGTTGATGTTCGTTTAAGTGTTAATGAAGGAAAAATTACAAATATTAAATTTTATGGTGATTTTTTAGGCTCAGGTGGTACAAACCACCTTGAAACGATTTTAACAGGTTGCGAATATAGCCCGGATAAAATTAAAGAAGAATTATTAAAAATTAATATTAAAGAAATTTTTGGGGAAAAATTTGAAACACAAGAAATCTTAGATGTTATTTTTAATTAACAAGTTACAATAAAACAGGAAGGATGGAATTAAAAATGTATTTTGACAAGTTTAATTCGTTAAAAAATGAAATGCTTCAAATTATGGATGCAACAGGAAAAATTGTTAAACCAGAATTGATGCCAAAAATTAGCGATGATGAAGTTTTAACCGCGTATAAATTAATGTGTTTATCACGCCGCCAAGATGATTTTCAAAATAAAATTCAACGTCAAGGGCGAATGTTATCGTTTTTATCTTCGACAGGACAAGAAGCAACAGAAGTAGCGTATGGAATGCAAATTATTAAAGGAAAAGATTGATTTTCTTCAGCTTACCGAAATAATGCTGCTTGATTAGCAACTGGTGTTCCAATGCGAAACATTATGTTATATTGATGTGGAAATGAAATGGGAAGTAAAATGCCAGAAGGGGTTAATACTTTGCCGGTAAATATTCCGATTGCAACACAATATTCACATGCAGCTGGTTTAGCATTTGCCGAAAAGTATAATAAACGTGATGGTGTTGCTATTACAACAACCGGTGATGGAGGTACATCAGAAGGAGAATTTTATGAAGCAATTAACTTTGCTCAGTTACATGAAGTTCCAGCAATCTTTATTGTTGAAAATAACCAATATGCCATTTCAACCCCACGTCGAAAAGCAACAAAAGCAAT from Spiroplasma sp. NBRC 100390 includes:
- a CDS encoding FAD-dependent oxidoreductase, with protein sequence MKVIVVGTNHAGTTAVRTLRRLDPKAEIVTYDKNNNISFLGCGIALWVSGEVKDPKGLFYASPEILQSEGIKVNMEHEVLSIDNKGQKIRVKDLKTGKEFEDNYDKLILAIGSWPIIPPIEGINQEGVHIVKWYQHGELVKKANDDKNIKNVVVCGAGYIGVELVDAFHQKGKNVTLVDISDRIMPRYYDKPFTDKVENAMREAGVNLRGGEKVVKFEGNNNKVTKVVTDKGSYDADLVIWSVGFKPATEILNGVVDLDKNAAIMVDQYMKTSDPNIFAIGDCVEVYDNAKKAPAYIALATNAVRTGVIAAVNALKPEGLASPGFQGSNAINVFGWALASTGVTETVAKDLGFDYEQITFTDNDRPEFMESYQEVLIKILWDKKTRKIIGAQVGSVANHTEVMYMFSLAIMKGVTIDELPLVDIFFLPHFNKPYNFITLPALEVLGLNYFKK
- a CDS encoding lipoate--protein ligase; translated protein: MICFKNPSTDVYFNLALDEYLLKSEINDNIFFLWKNSNTIVIGRNQNTIEEINLQAVETDKVNVVRRITGGGAVYQDDGNLCFSIIVDKNDEIAKNYESILQPIINVLQKLGLNAKFAGKNDIEIDGKKISGNAQIKYKDRLLHHGTFLFDVDLSKMQKYLNVDQSKIVSKGIKSIPARVTNIRPLLETDITIDQFMDFITKELLAQGTTVVDLPPDIITAANELADEKYRTWNWNFGNSPEFSYQNKIRYEGKGTVDVRLSVNEGKITNIKFYGDFLGSGGTNHLETILTGCEYSPDKIKEELLKINIKEIFGEKFETQEILDVIFN
- the pdhA gene encoding pyruvate dehydrogenase (acetyl-transferring) E1 component subunit alpha yields the protein MYFDKFNSLKNEMLQIMDATGKIVKPELMPKISDDEVLTAYKLMCLSRRQDDFQNKIQRQGRMLSFLSSTGQEATEVAYGMQIIKGKDWFSSAYRNNAAWLATGVPMRNIMLYWCGNEMGSKMPEGVNTLPVNIPIATQYSHAAGLAFAEKYNKRDGVAITTTGDGGTSEGEFYEAINFAQLHEVPAIFIVENNQYAISTPRRKATKAINFAVKGVAVGMRNILVDGNDFFAVYGAVQEAISFARKGEGPSLIECNTYRLGAHSSADDPKVYRDEKLHEEALKKDPLIRLKAYLIAQKKWSEKEQEALDAEQDKFIKGEFAWVEENNNVSIRDIFAYTYAEMPKFLEEQYQEAEAFFAKYPSKGGHH